The Gilliamella apicola genome window below encodes:
- the lpdA gene encoding dihydrolipoyl dehydrogenase yields MSQEVKTQLVVLGAGPAGYSAAFRAADLGLDVTLVERYSTLGGVCLNVGCIPSKALLHVAKVMDEAKSLTAHGIHFGTPKLELDKVRAWKEKVVNQLTNGLAGMAKMRKVNVIQGDAQFTGSHTMDVTSAKGITKITFDNAIIAAGSRPIQLPFIPHDDPRIWDSTDALALTTIPKKLLLMGGGIIGLEMGTVYHALGSEVDVVEMLDQVIPAADKDVIKVFTKQIQNKFTLRLETKVATVEAKHDAIYVTMEKKDGTTETHTYDAVLVAIGRSPNGKLIGAEKAGVNVTARGFIEVDKQMRTNVPHIYAIGDIVGQPMLAHKGVHEGHIAAEVIAGKKHFFDPKTIPSIAYTEPEVAWVGLTEKEAKEKGIDYEVAIFPWSASGRAIASDCSEGMTKLIFNKADNRLLGGAVVGANGGELLGEITLAVEMGCDAEDIALTIHAHPTLHESIGLASEIYEGSITDLPNAKAVKK; encoded by the coding sequence ATGAGTCAAGAAGTTAAAACACAGCTTGTCGTTCTAGGTGCAGGTCCAGCGGGTTACTCCGCTGCCTTTCGCGCTGCCGATCTTGGGTTAGATGTCACCTTAGTTGAACGCTATTCAACTTTAGGCGGCGTATGTCTAAATGTGGGTTGTATTCCATCTAAAGCATTATTGCATGTTGCTAAAGTTATGGATGAAGCCAAATCATTGACTGCGCACGGCATTCATTTTGGAACACCAAAACTAGAACTGGATAAAGTACGAGCTTGGAAAGAAAAGGTTGTTAATCAATTGACAAACGGCCTTGCTGGCATGGCTAAAATGCGTAAAGTAAATGTCATTCAAGGTGATGCTCAGTTTACCGGTAGCCATACTATGGATGTGACCTCTGCCAAAGGTATTACTAAAATTACTTTTGATAATGCCATTATTGCCGCAGGCTCACGCCCAATTCAACTACCTTTTATTCCTCATGATGATCCACGAATTTGGGATTCAACTGATGCACTAGCATTAACAACCATTCCTAAAAAATTATTATTAATGGGCGGTGGAATTATCGGTCTTGAGATGGGAACCGTATACCATGCTTTAGGTTCAGAAGTTGATGTGGTTGAAATGCTAGATCAAGTTATTCCTGCTGCGGATAAAGATGTGATCAAAGTCTTTACTAAGCAGATTCAAAATAAATTCACTTTAAGACTTGAAACTAAAGTGGCGACAGTTGAAGCAAAACACGATGCAATTTATGTCACTATGGAAAAGAAAGACGGCACCACTGAAACTCACACTTATGATGCGGTATTAGTGGCGATTGGTCGCTCTCCTAATGGTAAACTCATCGGCGCTGAAAAAGCTGGCGTAAATGTTACCGCTCGAGGATTTATCGAAGTTGATAAGCAAATGCGTACCAATGTTCCTCACATATATGCTATAGGTGATATTGTAGGTCAACCAATGTTGGCTCACAAAGGTGTACATGAAGGACATATTGCAGCCGAAGTCATTGCTGGTAAAAAACACTTCTTCGATCCTAAAACAATCCCTTCCATTGCCTATACTGAACCCGAAGTTGCTTGGGTTGGTTTAACCGAAAAAGAGGCAAAAGAAAAGGGCATTGATTACGAAGTTGCGATTTTCCCTTGGTCAGCGTCAGGACGAGCTATTGCATCTGATTGTTCAGAAGGTATGACTAAGTTGATTTTTAATAAAGCGGATAATCGTCTACTCGGTGGTGCCGTGGTGGGAGCAAATGGTGGTGAATTGCTTGGTGAAATTACCTTAGCTGTTGAAATGGGCTGTGATGCAGAAGATATTGCCTTAACCATCCACGCTCACCCAACACTGCATGAATCAATCGGTTTAGCTTCTGAAATTTATGAAGGCTCTATTACTGATTTACCTAATGCAAAAGCAGTAAAAAAATAA